One Streptomyces puniciscabiei DNA segment encodes these proteins:
- a CDS encoding S1 family peptidase, whose protein sequence is MRHARRRIVRRVTRLAAVGGLLLGGAMVAQAAMASETPPAAARPLAASGASGAGDTGAALVARLGTARTAGDWIGADGRPVVAVTDEAAAREVRRAGAEAKVVSHSMDELKSATATLRSAPRVPGTAWAVDYRTNGVVVSADSTVSAGDWSRMSQVAARIGNFVRMERTKGTFTTRLNGAQPILSTGGRCSAGFNVTNGQSDFILTAGHCGPAGSTWFADNQGNQQLGRTVSSTFPGNDFSLVQYASGKAGDGADVVAIGGGNGVRITGLADAAVGQRVFRSGSTSGLHDGQVTALNATVNYPEGTVTGLIQTNVCAEPGDSGGPLFSDGIALGVTSGGNGDCTTGGTTFFQPVTKALTALNVKLIVSAQNAGGAAGSAAPSPAPSASAAQGAVAPSAASPGSAAPVTGTQGRTLLARLTDTRNIGPGLLVIAGSLIALVATRYIRAEQDRKAYQRYYSATWG, encoded by the coding sequence ATGCGGCACGCACGACGACGGATCGTCAGGCGGGTGACACGTCTGGCGGCGGTCGGCGGACTCCTCCTGGGCGGCGCGATGGTCGCCCAGGCGGCCATGGCGAGCGAGACACCTCCGGCGGCCGCCAGACCGCTCGCCGCGTCCGGCGCGTCCGGCGCCGGGGACACCGGGGCCGCGCTGGTGGCGCGGCTCGGCACGGCACGGACGGCCGGCGACTGGATCGGCGCCGACGGGCGGCCGGTCGTGGCGGTGACCGACGAGGCGGCGGCGCGCGAGGTGCGGCGCGCGGGCGCCGAGGCGAAGGTCGTGTCGCACAGCATGGACGAGCTGAAGTCGGCGACGGCGACGCTGCGTTCGGCGCCCCGCGTGCCGGGCACCGCGTGGGCGGTGGACTACCGGACCAACGGGGTCGTGGTCAGCGCGGACAGCACGGTGTCCGCGGGCGACTGGTCCCGGATGAGCCAAGTGGCGGCGAGGATAGGGAATTTCGTGCGGATGGAGCGCACGAAGGGCACGTTCACCACGCGGCTGAACGGCGCCCAGCCGATCCTGTCGACCGGCGGCCGCTGCTCGGCCGGGTTCAACGTGACCAACGGGCAGAGCGACTTCATCCTCACCGCCGGTCACTGCGGTCCCGCGGGGTCGACCTGGTTCGCCGACAACCAGGGGAACCAGCAGCTCGGCCGGACCGTGAGCAGCACTTTCCCCGGCAACGACTTCTCGCTCGTGCAGTACGCCTCCGGCAAGGCCGGTGACGGCGCCGACGTCGTCGCGATCGGCGGCGGTAACGGCGTGCGGATCACGGGGCTCGCCGACGCGGCCGTCGGGCAGCGGGTGTTCCGCAGCGGCAGCACCAGCGGACTGCACGACGGACAGGTCACCGCGCTGAACGCGACCGTCAACTACCCCGAAGGGACGGTCACCGGGCTCATCCAGACCAACGTGTGCGCCGAACCCGGAGACAGCGGCGGGCCGCTGTTCTCCGACGGGATCGCGCTCGGCGTGACCTCGGGCGGCAACGGTGACTGCACGACGGGCGGCACGACGTTCTTCCAGCCGGTGACGAAGGCGCTGACGGCGCTGAACGTCAAGCTGATCGTGTCGGCGCAGAACGCCGGTGGTGCCGCCGGCAGCGCGGCCCCCTCCCCCGCGCCGTCCGCCTCGGCGGCGCAGGGCGCGGTGGCACCGAGCGCGGCCTCGCCGGGGTCCGCGGCACCGGTGACGGGCACGCAGGGCCGGACGCTGCTGGCACGGCTGACGGACACCCGCAACATCGGTCCCGGGCTGCTGGTCATCGCGGGCAGTCTGATCGCACTGGTCGCGACCCGCTACATCAGGGCCGAACAGGATCGCAAGGCCTATCAGCGGTACTACTCGGCGACCTGGGGCTGA